In the Hordeum vulgare subsp. vulgare chromosome 7H, MorexV3_pseudomolecules_assembly, whole genome shotgun sequence genome, one interval contains:
- the LOC123412409 gene encoding nicotianamine aminotransferase 1-like, translated as MEDGGRSTPWRFAAPNPTLAAAGERSIQKALLQVHACLDERGPRPVIPLSHGDPSSSPSFRTAPEAEEALVAAVRSGEYNGYPTPATGLPARRAVAEYLSRDLPYMISHDDIFLTCGGSQAIETVMSVFGQAGVNILLPMPGYPKHEAHAVFHKMEVRHYDFLPERGWEVDLEAVEALADGNTVAIVITNPNNPCGSVYTYEHLAKIADIASKLGILVIADEVYGHLVYGTTPFVPMGVFGETVPVITLGAISKRWAVPGWRLGWIATCDPKGILRKTKVVDSLRSFVSIISGPATFIQGAIPHIIKNTNDEFYDNIVKLLKETAEICYDAIKEIKCITCPHKPEGSFFMMVKLDVSQFSDICDDVDFCSKLAKEESVILLPGKSLGMENWLRITFASEPPTLKQGLERVKSFCRRHQSQANLC; from the exons ATGGAAGACGGCGGGAGGAGCACGCCGTGGCGCTTCGCGGCCCCGAACCCGACCTTGGCGGCCGCCGGCGAGAGGAGCATCCAGAAGGCCCTCCTCCAGGTGCACGCCTGCCTGGACGAGCGCGGCCCGCGGCCCGTGATCCCGCTGAGCCACGGCGACCCCTCCTCCTCACCCTCCTTCCGCACCGCGCCCGAGGCGGAGGAGGCCCTCGTCGCGGCAGTGCGCTCCGGGGAGTACAACGGGTACCCCACCCCCGCTACCGGCCTCCCCGCTCGCAG AGCTGTTGCCGAGTATCTATCCCGCGATCTTCCTTACATGATTTCCCATgatgatattttcctcacttgtgGAGGTAGCCAAGCAATTGAGACTGTGATGTCTGTTTTTGGCCAAGCAGGCGTCAACATATTATTGCCAATGCCTGGTTACCCAAAACACGAAGCACATGCAGTGTTTCATAAGATGGAAGTACGGCATTATGATTTTCTCCCGGAGAGAGGATGGGAGGTTGATTTGGAAGCTGTTGAAGCTCTCGCAGATGGGAATACTGTTGCAATTGTGATTACCAACCCCAACAACCCATGTGGCAGTGTGTATACCTACGAACATTTGGCCAAG ATTGCAGATATAGCAAGCAAGCTCGGTATTTTAGTCATTGCTGATGAAGTATATGGTCACCTTGTATATGGTACCACACCTTTTGTGCCAATGGGTGTTTTCGGAGAGACTGTCCCGGTAATCACTTTGGGAGCTATATCGAAGAGATGGGCTGTACCTGGCTGGAGGCTTGGTTGGATAGCAACTTGTGACCCTAAAGGCATTCTGAGAAAAACCAAG GTTGTTGATTCACTCAGAAGCTTCGTAAGTATAATATCAGGTCCTGCAACATTTATTCAG GGAGCTATTCCTCATattatcaagaacacaaatgatgAATTCTATGACAACATTGTCAAGCTGTTGAAGGAGACTGCAGAGATATGTTATGATGCAATAAAAGAAATTAAGTGTATTACCTGCCCCCACAAACCAGAGGGCTCATTTTTTATGATG GTAAAACTGGACGTGTCACAATTTTCGGACATTTGTGACGACGTAGACTTCTGCAGCAAGTTGGCGAAGGAGGAATCAGTTATACTGTTGCCTG GGAAATCTTTGGGCATGGAGAACTGGTTGCGCATCACCTTTGCTTCGGAGCCACCTACACTGAAGCAAGGGCTCGAAAGGGTGAAGTCTTTCTGCAGGAGGCATCAGTCACAGGCCAATTTGTGTTAA